The following proteins are co-located in the Argopecten irradians isolate NY chromosome 9, Ai_NY, whole genome shotgun sequence genome:
- the LOC138331762 gene encoding uncharacterized protein, translating to MAAAYLPIRVKGQSTCVHHKGKQLDFYCEKCQELMCSKCLSSVHKGHVVCELGDITPQKKQEIQNFITKTEQNDLVQIGTYIASTETLLKENDSTFEKLSNQLKIQTDKLKQDLDKLTAETLSLYQEMRDDNTKLIQKYKQDLELYDNHLKQLMQDCKKALQQGSHLQVYDTACEIHSPRPLPVKPVLGTASFTPNINPQGHLEQAIGKVITTGQSPSDQGPEVSTTTYYGKTVSTSPAISNVSSHEQHSHDNGKNTDTKKKLLPETKLLDRWESPCKIDSICPTTANQAWTYNHSKTITLLDRKGTVVRKINHSNEIITISLSPTTQRLWVCDYECNIMELVSQQLTHRFNSKNFPWCMCVTANGHVIAGMPKHISKFTTQGQVVITTLTAGTGKSLVCSPRKITECPVTHNVAVFDDNSVLYGGDQTKCVVVIDENFNKLFVYRGDIPPTYEQQLSKVEPCYLNDVAYDSVGNLIIGVSQCIVLLNGGGEFLRLIHRHTSSSFAVGKGSEDVLWVKIGKCVKLLQYSKE from the coding sequence ATGGCGGCGGCATATTTACCAATACGTGTGAAAGGTCAGAGTACATGCGTTCATCACAAAGGGAAGCAACTGGATTTTTACTGTGAAAAATGTCAGGAACTGATGTGTTCAAAATGTCTTTCCTCTGTTCATAAAGGACACGTtgtgtgtgaactcggtgataTCACTCCCCAGAAAAAACAGGAAATCCAGAACTTTATTACCAAAACAGAACAAAACGACCTGGTACAGATTGGGACATATATTGCCTCTACCGAAACACTTCTAAAGGAAAATGACAGTACATTCGAGAAACTATCAAATCAGTTGAAGATACAAACAGACAAGTTAAAACAAGACCTAGACAAGCTTACAGCAGAGACGCTCTCTCTGTATCAAGAGATGAGAGATGACAATACCAAGCTCATACAGAAATACAAGCAGGACCTGGAGTTGTATGATAACCACCTCAAACAACTAATGCAGGATTGCAAGAAAGCACTTCAGCAGGGCTCACACTTACAAGTCTACGATACAGCCTGTGAGATCCATTCTCCTAGACCTCTTCCTGTAAAACCTGTCCTTGGGACTGCCAGCTTCACTCCCAACATAAATCCTCAAGGTCATCTAGAACAAGCCATAGGGAAAGTGATCACGACTGGTCAATCACCTTCTGACCAGGGTCCGGAAGTCTCAACGACCACTTACTACGGTAAGACAGTATCGACATCACCTGCCATCAGCAACGTCTCTTCACATGAACAACATTCACACGATAATGGGAAGAACACAGATACAAAGAAGAAACTACTGCCAGAGACAAAGTTGTTAGATCGGTGGGAATCTCCATGTAAAATTGATTCTATATGTCCAACCACAGCCAATCAGGCTTGGACATATAATCACAGTAAAACAATAACTCTCCTGGATAGGAAGGGCACAGTGGTACGGAAGATCAATCACAGTAATGAGATCATAACCATCAGTCTCTCTCCAACAACACAAAGATTGTGGGTCTGTGACTATGAATGCAATATCATGGAGCTGGTATCACAACAACTTACTCACAGATTTAACAGTAAAAACTTTCCCTGGTGTATGTGTGTAACAGCTAATGGCCATGTCATTGCGGGGATGCCAAAACACATCTCTAAATTTACCACACAAGGTCAAGTGGTGATTACGACATTGACGGCAGGGACTGGTAAATCATTAGTGTGTTCACCACGTAAGATCACAGAGTGTCCTGTCACTCACAATGTTGCCGTGTTTGATGATAACTCTGTACTTTACGGGGGTGATCAAACTAAATgtgttgttgtcattgatgAAAACTTTAATAAACTTTTTGTATACAGAGGTGATATTCCTCCTACATATGAACAACAACTATCAAAAGTTGAACCATGTTATCTTAATGATGTAGCATATGATAGTGTAGGTAATCTCATCATAGGGGTTAGTCAATGTATTGTACTCCTCAACGGAGGAGGGGAGTTTCTTAGACTGATACACAGGCATACATCATCGTCATTTGCAGTAGGTAAAGGAAGTGAAGATGTGTTGTGGGTAAAGATTGGGAAATGTGtgaaactactacagtacagcaagGAGTGA